The segment GCAGGTTCAGGTCGCGCACGTCGCCGGCGATCTCTTCTCGCTCCTCGGTGTGCCGGTACAGCGAGGGCGGGCTCTTGCGATGACCGACGCGGGCACCCGGGTGGCCGTCGTCAGCGACGATCTCTGGGCGGCCGAGTGGGGATCGAGTCCCGATGTGGTCGGCACGACGTTCTCGCTGGATGGCGATACCTACGCCGTGGCCGGCGTCGCCGCCCGCGCCTTCAGCTTTCCTCAGGACTCGCGGGTCTGGATACCGTTCGACAGGACATCCGACGGCCTGAGGGTGGACATCGTGGCGCGGCTCGCGCCGGGTGCGACGCCGGCGCGGGCTGACGCGGCGCTGACAAGTGCGGCCCCGGACGCGTTCGCCGCGACGGTCCCGTTACGCCGTCAGATGATTGGAGCCAAGCAACGCGCCATGGCGGTGTTCGTGCTCGCCGCCGCGGCGCTCGTGCTGCTCCTGGCGTGCGCGAATCTTGCGGGACTGCTCGCGGCCCAGATCGACGCGCGCAAATACGAGATGGCGCTGCGCTCGGCCATCGGCGCCGATCGCCGTCAGCTCGTGCGGCAGTTGATGATCGAGAGCGTGCTGCTGGCGGTGGCGGGGGGCATGACGGGACTGATCCTCGCGCAGTGGGGCGTCGACCTCTTCGCGGCCACGGTCGGCAAGCCCGACGGTGCGGCCTGGATCGCGTTTGCGATCGACGCCCGGGTCGTGATCTTCGCGCTGAGCTCGTCGCTCGCGACGGCGCTCGTGTTCGGACTCGCGCCGGCGTTTGCTGGTACTCGGGTCGATCTGCGCGGCGTGCTGCAGGCCGACGCCGGCGCCGCTACGCCGGGGCCGGGGCCGCAGCGGGGCCGCAGTCTCCTGGTCGCCGCGCAACTCGCGCTGTCGCTCGCACTCGTCGTCGGCGCGGCGTCGATCGTCACGAGCGCGCTGCGCTTCGACGACATCGACCCGGGCTTCGACCGCAACGGGATTCTGGCGGTCAAGGTCGCGTTCACCGGCAACGCCTACGCGCAGCCGGAGCAACGCTTCGCGTTCATCGATACCGCCACACACCGTCTGCGAGCGGTGAACGGCGTCACGGCGGTGGCGGCGGCGAGTCATCTTCCTTTGATCGACCGCGACCTGCCCTACACGTCATTCGCGCCGGAGAATGCCGGGCCGACGGAG is part of the Vicinamibacterales bacterium genome and harbors:
- a CDS encoding ADOP family duplicated permease produces the protein MGTLLQELRVAARMLARRPGFALVVIITLALGIGAMTTCFAVLNAVAFRPLPFADPDRLVAVRTIDRRTSGGSPLSLDTFATLRQSDATFAGLAAYRTHAATVAGPGLARQVQVAHVAGDLFSLLGVPVQRGRALAMTDAGTRVAVVSDDLWAAEWGSSPDVVGTTFSLDGDTYAVAGVAARAFSFPQDSRVWIPFDRTSDGLRVDIVARLAPGATPARADAALTSAAPDAFAATVPLRRQMIGAKQRAMAVFVLAAAALVLLLACANLAGLLAAQIDARKYEMALRSAIGADRRQLVRQLMIESVLLAVAGGMTGLILAQWGVDLFAATVGKPDGAAWIAFAIDARVVIFALSSSLATALVFGLAPAFAGTRVDLRGVLQADAGAATPGPGPQRGRSLLVAAQLALSLALVVGAASIVTSALRFDDIDPGFDRNGILAVKVAFTGNAYAQPEQRFAFIDTATHRLRAVNGVTAVAAASHLPLIDRDLPYTSFAPENAGPTELPPSGSVRFVDAGYIAAMRIPIRRGRAFTPAEARHPRDRAVIINDRMARRYWPDRDPIGTRVHLTGNVASEGWYTVVGVVGEVSQRQLPAAPENQLYLPLALANQVSLMMRATSDAFPIAAQAREAVQGIDHSLAISTSTMTGAYEWYASDRRSQGLVVGTLGGIALLLAGLGVYSVMAIMVNGRSREIAIRMALGSSTGAVRRLVLARGLTVAVAGVGTGLLLATALTAFLSSIFLGVRAFDVRLLVAAVALLGGVTLLASWWPARRAMRVDPMVTLKR